One genomic region from Streptomyces sp. Li-HN-5-11 encodes:
- a CDS encoding DUF6545 domain-containing protein → MYLMSLGCWIGVGYSLFRGSYLVYGLVGSAYPMSAEAADDISSLVQVVAIGLILAGVSVRGWENATRVVRRRRWLIALRSLWLELVSVMPAEAIARVLSQVPSPSRDRYSLRALWERLDQRVLDISDSALEVLPWVAADLPRRALEAARAHGLVGGDAEAAAQALCLRTGRRGRADHEPLADSSRPPRRC, encoded by the coding sequence ATGTACCTGATGTCCCTGGGGTGCTGGATCGGCGTCGGCTACTCCCTCTTCCGCGGCAGCTACCTGGTCTACGGGCTGGTGGGCTCCGCCTACCCCATGTCCGCCGAGGCGGCCGACGACATCTCGAGCCTCGTCCAGGTCGTGGCCATCGGCCTGATCCTGGCAGGAGTCTCGGTCCGTGGCTGGGAGAACGCCACCCGCGTGGTCCGACGCCGCCGCTGGCTCATCGCGCTGCGGTCGCTGTGGCTGGAGCTGGTCTCCGTCATGCCCGCCGAGGCCATCGCCCGCGTCCTCTCCCAGGTACCGTCCCCCTCCCGCGACCGCTACAGCCTGCGTGCCCTGTGGGAGCGCCTGGACCAACGGGTGCTCGACATCAGCGACTCCGCCCTCGAGGTCCTTCCCTGGGTCGCGGCAGACCTGCCACGTCGGGCACTCGAAGCCGCCCGCGCCCACGGCCTGGTGGGCGGCGACGCCGAGGCCGCGGCCCAGGCACTGTGCCTGCGCACCGGACGACGCGGCCGGGCCGACCACGAGCCCCTGGCCGACAGCTCGCGCCCACCTCGCCGCTGCTGA
- a CDS encoding phosphatase PAP2 family protein: MCLALGAAQDDMLVGLAWAVHAVVFAAVLPMAYIKYGIRSGRWQDRHVGQRERRLHLIPVIMASVGIAIAPMVLFHAPAQMTALVVAMLAALGAILPVTAFWKISVHTAVSAGAITILTLGVSPWWAAASPLVALIGWSRGVLRDHTLGQVVAGTVLGIIVAGPVFACLI; this comes from the coding sequence GTGTGCCTCGCCCTCGGGGCGGCCCAGGACGACATGCTCGTCGGGCTGGCGTGGGCCGTCCACGCCGTCGTGTTCGCCGCGGTGCTCCCCATGGCGTACATCAAGTACGGGATCCGTTCCGGACGTTGGCAGGACCGGCACGTCGGGCAGCGTGAACGGCGCCTGCACCTCATACCCGTGATCATGGCGTCCGTCGGCATCGCCATCGCACCCATGGTGCTGTTCCACGCGCCCGCTCAGATGACCGCCCTGGTGGTGGCGATGCTGGCTGCGCTCGGGGCGATCCTGCCGGTGACGGCGTTCTGGAAGATCAGCGTGCACACGGCTGTATCGGCCGGCGCCATCACGATCCTGACCCTCGGCGTCAGCCCCTGGTGGGCCGCGGCCTCTCCGTTGGTCGCGCTCATCGGCTGGTCGCGGGGGGTGCTGCGCGACCACACACTCGGCCAGGTCGTGGCCGGCACGGTATTGGGCATCATCGTCGCCGGTCCGGTGTTCGCCTGTCTGATCTGA
- a CDS encoding recombinase family protein: MRAYGHETDGVTAVPEEAAHLVAAARRLLEEKKTLAETADWMTENAGPTVSGRSWSPTTLRRRLRNPAIAGLRENAEGELVPGPAEPLVDRETFDALQELFQENRRGQGTKPRHVHYLSGGPATCALCKQPLTPRSTANGGRGYVCESEGCGKVRISAEPLDEYVGERVVARLSSTPQLKRLAAIRDRFAAEAREAERFLKELKGHKEELAAAYGAKEMNLSEFRAAKAALEKRRGEAMTATRRGRSLDELPELTPQGLETWWHETAGREQRRNLVQLTVREVRVGPATVRGSRKFDESRFEIFWR, translated from the coding sequence ATGAGGGCGTACGGCCATGAAACGGACGGTGTCACCGCCGTCCCAGAGGAGGCCGCCCACTTGGTGGCGGCGGCCAGGCGTCTCCTCGAGGAGAAGAAGACGCTCGCGGAGACCGCGGACTGGATGACGGAGAACGCCGGACCAACGGTGTCGGGGCGCTCCTGGTCGCCGACGACGCTGCGCCGCCGCCTCCGGAATCCGGCCATTGCCGGACTCAGGGAGAACGCCGAGGGCGAGTTGGTCCCGGGTCCGGCCGAGCCCTTGGTCGACCGCGAGACGTTCGACGCGCTGCAGGAGCTGTTCCAGGAGAACAGGAGGGGCCAGGGCACCAAGCCCAGGCACGTGCACTACCTGTCCGGAGGCCCGGCGACGTGCGCCCTGTGCAAGCAGCCGCTGACGCCCCGCTCCACAGCGAACGGCGGGCGCGGTTACGTCTGCGAGAGCGAGGGCTGCGGCAAGGTGCGGATCTCCGCCGAGCCGTTGGACGAGTACGTCGGCGAGCGGGTCGTCGCCCGGCTGTCGAGCACACCGCAGCTGAAGCGTCTCGCGGCGATCCGGGACCGGTTCGCGGCGGAGGCCCGGGAGGCGGAACGGTTCCTGAAGGAACTGAAGGGGCACAAGGAGGAGCTGGCGGCGGCGTACGGCGCCAAGGAGATGAACCTGAGCGAGTTCCGCGCGGCGAAGGCCGCTCTGGAGAAGCGGCGCGGTGAGGCGATGACTGCCACGCGCCGGGGCAGGTCACTCGACGAGCTTCCTGAGCTGACCCCGCAGGGCCTGGAAACCTGGTGGCACGAGACGGCCGGCCGTGAGCAGCGCCGGAACCTGGTCCAGCTCACCGTGCGAGAGGTACGCGTGGGGCCGGCGACCGTACGCGGCTCGCGGAAGTTCGACGAGTCGCGGTTCGAGATCTTCTGGCGATAG
- a CDS encoding helix-turn-helix domain-containing protein codes for MTRDELLSLPVTVDVETAGRAFGVGRTVAYRMVRDGEFPVPVLRVGNKYRVSSAELWRALGVAPE; via the coding sequence ATGACACGCGACGAGCTTCTGTCACTGCCCGTGACGGTCGACGTCGAGACAGCGGGCCGGGCGTTCGGGGTGGGGCGGACGGTGGCGTACCGGATGGTGCGGGACGGGGAGTTCCCGGTGCCGGTGCTGAGGGTCGGCAACAAGTACCGGGTGAGCTCGGCGGAGTTGTGGCGGGCATTGGGGGTGGCGCCTGAGTAG
- a CDS encoding site-specific integrase produces MLSDAVRQRLITTNWARFVSLPSSKRPKALMWTEARVAEWRRTGDVPSPVMVWTPEQVGQFLDHVADDRLFPLWHLITFRGLRRGEATAIPWTEVDLDQGLINISQQIVAVSYEPYTDTPKADSERTIVLDETTRTLLVEWKARQDEERRSLTSRGKWIETGRVFTCEEDGSTYHPEWISRRFRRLAKDAGLPPIRLHDLRHEAATLALTAGTDLKVVQEMLGHSTITLTADTYTSVVPALSRAAAEAAVAIVPRAGRRQTLRVVGDDGQSAA; encoded by the coding sequence GTGCTCTCCGACGCGGTACGGCAGAGGTTGATCACCACCAACTGGGCCCGGTTCGTCTCCCTGCCGTCCAGCAAGCGGCCCAAGGCCCTGATGTGGACGGAGGCCCGCGTCGCCGAGTGGCGGCGTACCGGGGACGTCCCCTCCCCCGTCATGGTCTGGACTCCCGAACAGGTGGGCCAGTTCCTCGACCACGTCGCCGACGACCGGCTCTTCCCCCTCTGGCACCTGATCACCTTCCGCGGCCTGCGGCGCGGCGAAGCAACCGCCATCCCCTGGACCGAGGTGGACCTCGACCAAGGCCTGATCAACATCAGCCAGCAGATCGTCGCCGTCTCCTACGAGCCGTACACCGACACGCCGAAGGCCGACAGCGAGCGGACCATCGTCCTCGACGAGACCACCCGCACTCTCCTCGTCGAGTGGAAGGCGAGACAGGACGAGGAGCGCCGCAGTCTGACCAGCCGTGGCAAGTGGATCGAGACCGGCCGCGTCTTCACCTGCGAGGAGGACGGCTCCACCTACCACCCCGAGTGGATCAGCCGCCGCTTCCGCCGCCTCGCCAAGGACGCCGGCCTCCCGCCCATCCGGCTCCACGACCTCCGTCACGAGGCGGCCACGCTGGCCCTCACGGCCGGCACCGACCTCAAGGTCGTCCAGGAGATGCTGGGACACTCGACGATCACGCTGACCGCCGACACGTACACGAGCGTCGTCCCGGCCCTCTCCCGGGCCGCAGCGGAAGCCGCCGTGGCGATCGTCCCGCGCGCCGGACGCCGGCAGACCCTCCGCGTGGTCGGGGACGACGGTCAGAGCGCTGCCTGA
- a CDS encoding YtxH domain-containing protein, translating to MRYRLVFVAGLALGYVLGTKAGRERYEQLRNSARQVAQNPAVRNTAETAAQQGREFAGKAYHAVSEKVGDHVPDSVAQRVRSMRAHSTNGRADDWGTSNT from the coding sequence ATGCGTTACCGGCTCGTGTTCGTCGCAGGGCTCGCTCTGGGTTACGTGCTGGGCACGAAGGCCGGACGTGAGCGCTACGAACAGCTGAGGAACTCCGCACGTCAGGTCGCGCAGAACCCCGCGGTGCGCAACACCGCCGAGACGGCGGCCCAGCAGGGCCGCGAGTTCGCGGGCAAGGCCTACCACGCGGTCAGCGAGAAGGTGGGCGACCACGTCCCGGACTCGGTGGCACAGCGCGTGCGCTCGATGCGCGCGCACAGCACCAACGGCCGCGCGGACGACTGGGGCACCAGTAACACCTAG
- a CDS encoding IS5 family transposase (programmed frameshift), with protein sequence MGRGELTDAAWERIAPLLPGVDGRGRPWRDHRQVINGVLWRLRTGAPWRDLPERFGPWQTVYERFARWEADGTWARLLEEVQVRDDAVGAVEWTVSVDSTINRAHQHAAGARKKGPSTGDELEDPERTAAGQALGRSRGGLTTKVHLACDGRGLPLAVLVTPGNVNDSTAFDAVLDAVRVPRSGVGRPRRRPDAVIADKAYSSRAIRQTLRRRGIRAVIPERADQKANRMRRGRAGGRPPAFDRELYKARNVVERCFNRLKQFRAIATRFDKLAARYRAGLHLAALILWLREPSKDHLSDRS encoded by the exons GTGGGTCGTGGTGAGCTGACGGATGCGGCGTGGGAGCGGATAGCGCCGCTGTTGCCGGGTGTTGACGGGCGGGGTCGTCCGTGGCGGGATCACCGGCAAGTGATCAACGGGGTGTTGTGGCGGTTGCGGACGGGTGCTCCGTGGCGTGACCTGCCAGAGCGCTTCGGGCCGTGGCAGACGGTCTATGAGCGGTTCGCCCGATGGGAGGCGGACGGGACCTGGGCCCGCCTGCTCGAAGAGGTCCAGGTCCGCGACGATGCCGTCGGGGCCGTGGAATGGACGGTCTCGGTCGACTCCACGATCAACCGGGCCCACCAGCACGCCGCCGGTGCCCGCAAAAAGGGGC CGTCGACGGGGGACGAACTGGAAGATCCGGAACGCACGGCGGCTGGTCAGGCGCTCGGCCGGTCCCGCGGCGGGCTGACCACCAAGGTCCACCTCGCCTGCGACGGCCGGGGCCTGCCCTTGGCCGTCCTTGTCACGCCCGGCAACGTCAACGACTCCACAGCCTTCGACGCGGTCCTGGACGCGGTGAGAGTGCCCCGGAGCGGCGTCGGGCGGCCGCGCCGCCGGCCCGACGCGGTCATCGCCGACAAGGCGTATTCATCACGGGCGATCCGCCAGACGCTGCGGCGCCGAGGCATCCGGGCGGTGATCCCGGAACGGGCTGATCAGAAGGCCAACCGGATGCGGCGCGGACGGGCCGGCGGCAGGCCACCGGCCTTCGACCGTGAGCTCTACAAGGCCCGCAACGTCGTCGAACGCTGCTTCAACCGGCTCAAGCAGTTCCGGGCCATCGCGACCCGCTTCGACAAACTCGCCGCTCGCTACCGGGCCGGACTCCACCTCGCAGCACTCATCCTCTGGCTCCGCGAACCGAGCAAAGATCATTTGTCAGACAGGTCCTAG
- a CDS encoding FGGY family carbohydrate kinase — protein MGIVAGLDSSPDFTRIVVCDTDSGAVLRQGYAPHPVESPEGGGRPADVDPQAWLLSLGEAAGGGLLEGVQAIGVSAQQNALVPLDAQGATVRPALVGGDRRAQVAAADLIDALGGREAWARAVGCVPQAAQPVTKLRWLAKNEPDAARRTAVLLQAHDWLVWQLLGRPVRRTTDRGGASGTGYWSAATGAYRPDLVELALGHQAMLPEVIGPADAAGTTPEGLLISAGTGETMAAAFGLGLRLGDAVVSLGASGSVMAVHPEALVDQTGMITSLADATGLHLPVVTTLNAVRALRGAAELLGLSDLEGLSDLAMKSTPGSHGLVLLPYLEGERTPNLPHTAGTLAGLRRESMKPEHLARAAFEGMLCGLADALDVLRGRGVEVRRVFLLGAAAELPAVQAVAPALFGAQVVVPQPADYAAIGAARQAAWALGVSQGSLDPRNPPAWQGAVAQVLEPGEELAVGQAVRQQYISVREQTHPGAFRP, from the coding sequence ATGGGGATAGTCGCCGGGTTGGACAGTTCGCCCGATTTCACTCGCATCGTGGTCTGCGACACGGACTCCGGGGCCGTGCTCAGGCAGGGGTATGCGCCGCATCCGGTGGAGAGCCCCGAGGGCGGCGGGCGCCCTGCCGACGTCGATCCGCAGGCCTGGCTGCTGTCCCTCGGGGAGGCCGCGGGCGGCGGGCTCCTGGAGGGCGTGCAGGCGATCGGCGTGTCGGCGCAGCAGAACGCGCTGGTCCCGCTCGACGCGCAGGGCGCCACCGTGCGGCCCGCGCTGGTCGGCGGCGACCGGCGGGCGCAGGTCGCGGCGGCCGACCTGATCGACGCGCTCGGCGGCCGGGAGGCGTGGGCGCGGGCGGTCGGCTGTGTGCCGCAGGCCGCGCAGCCGGTGACCAAGCTGCGCTGGCTCGCCAAGAACGAACCCGATGCCGCCCGGCGCACCGCCGTCCTGCTGCAGGCGCACGACTGGCTGGTGTGGCAGCTCCTCGGGCGGCCGGTCAGGCGGACCACCGACCGCGGCGGGGCCTCCGGAACCGGGTACTGGTCCGCGGCCACCGGCGCCTACCGCCCCGACCTGGTCGAGCTGGCGCTCGGCCACCAGGCCATGCTGCCGGAGGTGATCGGGCCCGCCGATGCGGCCGGCACGACCCCTGAGGGGCTGCTGATCTCCGCCGGGACCGGGGAGACCATGGCCGCCGCCTTCGGTCTCGGCCTGCGGCTCGGTGACGCGGTCGTCTCGCTGGGCGCCTCCGGGTCCGTGATGGCCGTTCATCCCGAGGCCCTCGTCGACCAGACGGGCATGATCACCTCGCTCGCCGACGCCACCGGCCTGCACCTGCCGGTCGTCACCACGCTGAACGCGGTACGGGCCCTGCGCGGCGCCGCCGAACTGCTGGGCCTGTCCGACCTGGAGGGCCTGTCCGACCTGGCGATGAAGTCGACTCCGGGGTCGCACGGGCTCGTCCTGCTGCCCTACCTGGAGGGCGAGCGGACGCCGAACCTGCCGCACACCGCCGGAACGCTGGCCGGTCTGCGGCGTGAGTCGATGAAGCCGGAGCACCTGGCGCGGGCCGCGTTCGAGGGCATGCTGTGCGGGCTCGCGGACGCGCTCGACGTGCTGCGCGGCCGGGGCGTGGAGGTGCGGCGCGTGTTCCTGCTCGGAGCCGCCGCCGAGCTGCCCGCCGTGCAGGCCGTGGCGCCCGCGCTGTTCGGCGCGCAGGTCGTCGTACCGCAGCCCGCGGACTACGCCGCGATCGGCGCCGCCCGGCAGGCGGCCTGGGCCCTCGGCGTGTCCCAGGGCTCCCTCGATCCGCGCAACCCGCCGGCCTGGCAGGGCGCGGTCGCCCAGGTGCTGGAGCCGGGCGAGGAGTTGGCGGTGGGGCAGGCGGTGCGTCAGCAGTACATCTCGGTACGCGAACAGACCCATCCGGGGGCGTTTCGCCCATAA
- a CDS encoding ABC transporter ATP-binding protein: protein MLIRLLRTYLRPYKKPIALLVLLQFLQTCATLYLPTLNAHIIDNGVVKGDTGYILTFGAVMIGISLAQVVCNIGAVYYGARTASALGRDVRAAVFDRVQAFSAREVGQFGAPSLITRTTNDVQQVQMLALMSFTLMASAPIMCVGGIVLALGLDVPLSGVLVAVVPVLAICVTLIVRRLRPLFRSMQTRLDTVNRVLREQITGNRVIRAFVRDEYEKDRFRKANGDLTEMALATGRLLALMFPIVMTVVNLSSIAVVWFGAHRIDSGGMQIGDLTAFLAYLMQIVMSVMMATFMFMMVPRAEVCAERIEEVLGTDSSVVPPSAPVVELRRHGHLEIRAAGFRYPGAEEPVLKAVDLVASPGEVTAVIGSTGSGKSTLLGLVPRLFDATDGEVLVDGVDVRTVEPKLLARTVGLVPQKPYLFAGTVATNLRYGNPDATDEELWHALEVAQAKDFVSKLEGGLNAPIAQGGTNVSGGQRQRLAIARTLVQRPEIYLFDDSFSALDYATDAALRAALARETAEATVVIVAQRVATIRDADRIVVLDEGRVVGAGRHHELMADNETYREIVLSQLTEAEAA, encoded by the coding sequence GTGCTCATACGACTTCTGCGGACCTATCTCAGGCCCTACAAGAAACCCATCGCCCTGCTGGTGCTGCTGCAGTTCCTGCAGACCTGCGCCACCCTCTACCTGCCCACGTTGAACGCCCACATCATCGACAACGGTGTCGTGAAGGGTGACACCGGCTACATCCTGACGTTCGGCGCCGTGATGATCGGCATCTCGCTGGCGCAGGTCGTGTGCAACATCGGTGCGGTGTACTACGGTGCCCGGACCGCGTCGGCGCTCGGCCGGGACGTCCGGGCCGCCGTCTTCGACCGTGTGCAGGCGTTCTCCGCGCGTGAGGTCGGCCAATTCGGCGCGCCGTCCCTCATCACCCGTACGACGAACGACGTGCAGCAGGTACAGATGCTGGCCCTGATGTCGTTCACCCTGATGGCGTCGGCGCCCATCATGTGCGTGGGCGGTATCGTCCTGGCTCTCGGCCTGGACGTGCCGTTGTCGGGCGTACTGGTCGCCGTCGTACCGGTCCTGGCCATCTGTGTGACGCTGATCGTGCGCCGACTGCGCCCGCTGTTCCGGTCCATGCAGACACGTCTGGACACGGTGAACCGGGTGCTGCGCGAGCAGATCACCGGCAACCGCGTCATCCGCGCGTTCGTCCGGGACGAGTACGAGAAGGATCGCTTCCGCAAGGCCAACGGGGACCTGACGGAGATGGCCCTGGCCACCGGCCGGCTGCTCGCGCTGATGTTCCCGATCGTGATGACGGTGGTGAACCTGTCGTCCATAGCGGTGGTGTGGTTCGGCGCGCACCGCATCGACAGCGGCGGGATGCAGATCGGTGACCTGACCGCGTTCCTCGCCTATCTGATGCAGATCGTGATGTCCGTGATGATGGCCACCTTCATGTTCATGATGGTGCCGCGTGCGGAGGTGTGCGCCGAGCGCATCGAGGAGGTGCTGGGCACCGACTCGAGCGTCGTGCCGCCGAGCGCTCCGGTCGTCGAGCTGCGCCGCCACGGCCACCTGGAGATCCGGGCGGCCGGCTTCCGCTATCCGGGTGCCGAGGAGCCGGTGCTGAAGGCCGTCGACCTGGTGGCCAGCCCCGGTGAGGTGACCGCCGTCATCGGCTCGACGGGCAGCGGCAAGTCCACCCTGCTGGGGCTGGTGCCGCGGCTGTTCGACGCCACCGACGGCGAGGTCCTCGTCGACGGGGTGGACGTGCGGACCGTGGAGCCGAAGCTGCTGGCGCGGACGGTCGGGCTGGTGCCGCAGAAGCCGTACCTGTTCGCCGGCACCGTGGCGACCAACCTGCGCTACGGCAACCCCGACGCCACCGACGAGGAGTTGTGGCACGCGCTGGAGGTGGCGCAGGCCAAGGACTTCGTCAGCAAGCTGGAGGGCGGGCTGAACGCGCCGATCGCACAGGGCGGGACGAACGTCTCCGGCGGTCAGCGGCAGCGGCTGGCCATCGCCCGCACGCTGGTGCAGCGCCCGGAGATCTACCTCTTCGACGACTCCTTCTCCGCCCTCGACTACGCCACCGACGCGGCGCTGCGGGCGGCGCTCGCCCGGGAGACCGCGGAGGCGACCGTCGTGATCGTCGCGCAGCGGGTGGCGACCATCCGGGACGCCGACCGGATCGTAGTCCTGGACGAGGGACGCGTCGTCGGCGCCGGCCGCCATCACGAACTGATGGCGGACAACGAGACCTACCGGGAGATCGTGCTCTCCCAGCTGACGGAAGCGGAGGCTGCCTGA
- a CDS encoding ABC transporter ATP-binding protein, which translates to MAGPMGRMMAGGGPDNRSMDFKKSGRRLIAQFKPERITIYGLVLCVVVSVTLSVIGPKILGKATDLVFAGIIGRQMPAGLTKDQVLQGMRQRGQGAIADMLGSTDFTPGKGIDFGAVGSVLLFALSTFMVAGLLMAVATRLVNRSVNRTMFRMREDVQTKLSRLPLSYFDKRQRGEVLSRATNDIDNIGQTLQQSMGQLINSVLTIIGVLVMMFYVSWLLALVALVTVPLSFLVATRVGKRSQPHFVQQWRSTGKLNAHIEEMYTGHTLVKVFGRQDESAAQFAEQNQALYEAGFKAQFNSGVMQPLMMFVSNINYVLVAVVGGLRVASGSLSIGDVQAFIQYSRQFSMPLTQVASMANLVQSGVASAERIFELLDAEEQEADPVPGVRPEELRGRVALENVSFRYDPEKPLIEDLSLTVEPGQTVAIVGPTGAGKTTLVNLLMRFYDVSGGRITLDGIDVAKMSRDELRSAIGMVLQDTWLFGGTIAENIAYGAGAGGGARSALGQGGGGRRAGEVTRGEIEEAARAAHADRFIRTLPDGYDTVIDDEGSGVSAGEKQLITIARAFLSDPVILVLDEATSSVDTRTEVLIQKAMAKLQHGRTSFVIAHRLSTIRDADTILVMENGSIVEQGTHDELLAADGAYARLYKAQFAQAVAEVD; encoded by the coding sequence ATGGCCGGGCCGATGGGGCGGATGATGGCCGGTGGCGGCCCCGACAACCGCTCGATGGACTTCAAGAAGTCGGGCAGACGGCTCATCGCCCAGTTCAAGCCGGAACGGATCACGATCTACGGCCTGGTGCTGTGCGTGGTGGTGAGCGTCACGCTGAGCGTGATCGGGCCGAAGATCCTCGGCAAGGCCACCGACCTGGTCTTCGCCGGGATTATCGGGCGCCAGATGCCGGCGGGTCTGACCAAGGACCAGGTGCTGCAGGGCATGCGGCAGCGCGGCCAGGGTGCCATAGCGGACATGCTCGGCAGCACGGACTTCACGCCGGGCAAGGGCATCGACTTCGGCGCCGTCGGCAGCGTCCTGCTGTTCGCGCTGAGCACGTTCATGGTCGCCGGCCTGCTGATGGCGGTGGCGACCCGGCTGGTGAACCGGTCGGTGAACCGGACCATGTTCCGGATGCGCGAGGACGTGCAGACGAAGCTGTCCCGGCTGCCGCTGTCGTACTTCGACAAGCGTCAGCGCGGCGAGGTGCTCTCCCGTGCCACCAACGACATCGACAACATCGGGCAGACGCTGCAGCAGTCGATGGGCCAGCTGATCAACTCGGTGCTGACCATCATCGGCGTGCTCGTCATGATGTTCTACGTCTCCTGGCTGCTGGCGCTGGTCGCGCTGGTGACCGTGCCGCTGTCGTTCCTCGTGGCCACGCGTGTCGGCAAGCGGTCGCAGCCGCACTTCGTGCAGCAGTGGCGCTCCACCGGCAAACTGAACGCCCACATCGAGGAGATGTACACCGGGCACACGCTGGTGAAGGTGTTCGGGCGGCAGGACGAGTCGGCGGCGCAGTTCGCCGAGCAGAACCAGGCGCTGTACGAGGCGGGGTTCAAGGCGCAGTTCAACAGCGGTGTGATGCAGCCGCTGATGATGTTCGTGTCGAACATCAACTACGTGCTGGTGGCCGTGGTCGGCGGTCTGCGGGTCGCGTCCGGCTCGCTGTCGATCGGTGACGTGCAGGCCTTCATCCAGTACTCGCGGCAGTTCTCGATGCCGCTGACCCAGGTCGCCTCGATGGCGAACCTGGTGCAGTCGGGCGTCGCCTCGGCCGAGCGGATCTTCGAACTCCTGGACGCGGAGGAGCAGGAGGCGGATCCGGTGCCGGGCGTGCGGCCGGAGGAACTGCGCGGGCGGGTGGCGCTGGAGAACGTGTCGTTCCGCTACGACCCGGAGAAGCCGCTCATCGAGGACCTGTCGCTGACGGTGGAGCCCGGTCAGACGGTCGCGATCGTGGGACCGACGGGAGCGGGCAAGACCACGCTGGTCAACCTGCTCATGCGGTTCTACGACGTCTCGGGCGGGCGCATCACGCTGGACGGCATCGACGTGGCGAAGATGTCCCGGGACGAACTGCGGTCCGCCATCGGCATGGTGCTGCAGGACACCTGGCTGTTCGGCGGGACGATCGCGGAGAACATCGCCTACGGCGCCGGAGCAGGAGGGGGTGCGCGAAGCGCACTCGGTCAGGGTGGCGGCGGGCGACGGGCGGGTGAGGTCACCCGCGGGGAGATCGAGGAGGCGGCGCGGGCCGCGCACGCCGACCGGTTCATCCGTACGCTGCCCGACGGCTACGACACCGTGATCGACGACGAGGGCTCCGGGGTCAGCGCCGGTGAGAAGCAGCTCATCACCATAGCGAGGGCGTTCCTGTCCGACCCGGTGATCCTCGTCCTGGACGAGGCGACGAGTTCGGTCGACACCCGTACGGAGGTGCTGATCCAGAAGGCGATGGCCAAGCTGCAGCACGGCAGGACGTCGTTCGTCATCGCGCACCGGCTCTCCACGATCCGGGACGCGGACACGATCCTCGTCATGGAGAACGGCTCCATCGTCGAGCAGGGCACCCACGACGAGCTGCTGGCGGCCGACGGGGCCTACGCACGCCTGTACAAGGCGCAGTTCGCGCAGGCGGTCGCGGAGGTCGACTGA
- a CDS encoding RNA polymerase sigma factor encodes MPESSERGRSVPHGSYTPAVPLIAYGTDSGEAADSAPRVPLPHTSAAIILEVAPVQTQTLTQTDITPNVATDVTTGVIAAVPPQNRVALHPETEPEEPPAGALDPPEGADTPEPVEPAAPVRTETGGPSSDLFRQYLREIGRIPLLTAAEEVELARRVEAGLFAEEKLSSTPDLDSELALDLDRIVVMGRMAKRRLIEANLRLVVSVAKRYVGRGLTMLDLVQEGNLGLIRAVEKFDYARGYKFSTYATWWIRQAMSRALADQARTIRVPVHVVELINRVVRVQRRMLQERGYEPTPDEVAAHLELPPERVSEVLRLAQEPVSLHAPVGEEDDVALGDLIEDGDAASPVESAAFLLLREHLEAVLSTLGERERKVVQLRYGLADGRPRTLEEIGRIFGVTRERIRQIESKTLNKLRDHAFADQLRGYLD; translated from the coding sequence GTGCCTGAGTCCTCGGAGCGCGGCCGATCCGTCCCCCACGGGTCCTACACCCCCGCGGTTCCGCTCATCGCGTACGGGACGGACAGCGGCGAGGCCGCCGACTCCGCCCCCCGAGTACCGCTGCCGCACACCTCAGCAGCGATCATCCTGGAGGTCGCCCCCGTGCAGACCCAGACCCTCACCCAGACCGACATCACGCCCAATGTCGCGACCGACGTCACCACCGGCGTCATCGCGGCCGTACCCCCGCAGAACCGGGTCGCGCTCCACCCCGAGACGGAGCCGGAGGAGCCACCCGCAGGGGCGCTGGACCCGCCCGAAGGCGCCGACACGCCAGAGCCCGTCGAACCGGCCGCCCCCGTCCGCACCGAGACCGGCGGTCCCTCCTCCGACCTGTTCCGGCAGTATCTGCGCGAGATCGGCCGCATCCCGCTGCTCACCGCGGCCGAGGAGGTCGAACTCGCCCGGCGTGTCGAGGCGGGGCTGTTCGCCGAGGAGAAACTCTCCAGCACCCCGGACCTGGACAGCGAGCTCGCCCTGGACCTGGACCGGATCGTCGTCATGGGCCGGATGGCCAAGCGCCGGCTCATCGAGGCCAACCTGCGGCTCGTCGTCTCCGTCGCCAAGCGCTACGTCGGACGCGGGCTGACCATGCTCGACCTCGTGCAGGAGGGCAACCTCGGCCTCATCCGCGCGGTGGAGAAGTTCGACTACGCCCGCGGCTACAAGTTCTCCACGTACGCCACCTGGTGGATCCGCCAGGCCATGTCCCGGGCGCTCGCCGACCAGGCGCGCACCATCCGCGTGCCCGTCCACGTCGTCGAACTCATCAACCGGGTCGTGCGCGTGCAGCGGCGGATGCTGCAGGAGCGCGGCTACGAGCCCACCCCCGACGAGGTCGCCGCCCACCTCGAACTCCCGCCCGAGCGAGTGAGCGAAGTGCTGCGGCTGGCGCAGGAGCCCGTCTCCCTGCACGCCCCGGTCGGCGAGGAGGACGACGTCGCCCTCGGCGACCTCATCGAGGACGGTGACGCCGCCTCACCCGTCGAGTCCGCCGCCTTCCTGCTGCTCCGCGAGCACCTGGAGGCCGTGCTGTCGACGCTGGGGGAGCGCGAACGGAAGGTGGTCCAGCTGCGCTACGGGCTCGCCGACGGCAGGCCCCGCACCCTGGAGGAGATAGGGCGCATCTTCGGCGTCACCCGGGAGCGGATCCGGCAGATCGAGTCCAAGACCCTCAACAAGCTGCGCGACCACGCCTTCGCCGACCAGCTGCGGGGCTACCTGGACTGA